GGCGCCGCTGCGCTCGAGCGCCTCCAGGTGCTGCTCCAGGCCAAGCTGCGTCGGCATGGCGGCATGGTAGAGGTTCCCGCCGACAGCAGGGTCCTCGACGGCCATGTTACCGCGGCGTCGCGGCGGTTCCGGCTGGTTAGCATGCCGCCGCCCACGCCCTGACGCACCACGGCACCAGCGGCGGCCGGACCTTCGTTGGGCGCCCGGGGGAAGGCCCTAGCAGGGAGGTCGGCATGCCCAGTCCTTGGAGGACCGCGCCGGGCTGGGGACTCCCAGATCGATACCCGCCGATGCGAAGACGCGGGCGAAGATCGGGTGTCGCTTGCCGGTGGACGGTAGTGGGTCTGACCTGGTCATGGCTGCTCCTTCGTCCAGCTTGTCGAGCTGCCGCCGGGGCACTAACCTGCCATCATTCAAGTTATCAAGTGATCACTTGAATAAAGTGGGTGAGGAGGCTACATGGGTGACCGGGAGGCCAAGCGGGCGTTGTTCGATGAGTTCGGCCGCATCGGCAAGGCTCTGGCCAGCGGGCGGCGGATCGAGCTGGTGGATGTGCTGGCCAACGGCGAACGGACCGTGGAGGCGGTCGCCGGCGAGGTCGGCCTGTCGGTGGCCAACACCAGCCAGCACCTGCAGATCCTGCGCCAGGCCGGCCTGGTCGCCAGCCGGCGGGAGGGGACGTCGGTCCATTACCGGCTGGCCGCCCCGGAGGTGTTCGAGCTCTGGCGGACCCTGCGGACCCTGGCCGGGGCACGGTTGGCTGAGGTCGAGCGGCTGGCCGCCGCCTATCTGGGCGGGCGGGACGAGCTGGAGCCGGTGAGCCGGGAGGAGCTGGCCCGCCGCCTGGAGGACG
This genomic interval from Actinomycetota bacterium contains the following:
- a CDS encoding metalloregulator ArsR/SmtB family transcription factor, whose protein sequence is MGDREAKRALFDEFGRIGKALASGRRIELVDVLANGERTVEAVAGEVGLSVANTSQHLQILRQAGLVASRREGTSVHYRLAAPEVFELWRTLRTLAGARLAEVERLAAAYLGGRDELEPVSREELARRLEDGDDLIVLDVRPAAEHAAGHLPGAVSIPVGELRRRLAELPADREIVAYCRGPYCAFAHEAVALLRQEGFAAWRLEDGLPEWQAAGLAVARP